The Nothobranchius furzeri strain GRZ-AD chromosome 6, NfurGRZ-RIMD1, whole genome shotgun sequence genome includes a region encoding these proteins:
- the LOC107375287 gene encoding WW domain binding protein 1-like isoform X2, which produces MDPEKKLTFCHGVKAEEEQVVTEAATSTMSFQEQVVTEAATVSLTDKGSTVEVVNGRYYSGSLPLVRPKFCPGVDSKASYLCETGHCCGETGCCTYYYELWWFWLLWTILILFSCFCAYRHCRAKLRIQQQQRQREINLIAYNRACNYPSSMPDLNFPTSFKLPSYDETAAQPSTPPPPYSSIFAIQGGATAATSSYPHHQHHRYPCPPYPGPGPGRSILTSSQGSDNYTSCSCESCSLTSPCSTLFSIRVTDETFTSSRISTPSEAGDDYGITPRARATFSSQVLPDVIPAADHRVTHVQSCSSYSSGGDFCPRPSLSLPLHPHSSNPPCLPLSSLVVLSSRPPGWVRPLASDPLRGVSTLNPLHDKTPSPSTRPQEKLKPEEEEEEEDEEDHFRHRRLTGDSGIEVCRCHVRREEELKKGEKNAAKERGRVYTMRPAADDSVSDDCEQVASPICVVHRTGDAVITLESV; this is translated from the exons GAGCAGGTTGTGACTGAGGCGGCCACG AGTACTATGTCCTTCCAGGAGCAGGTTGTGACTGAGGCGGCCACG GTGTCTCTGACGGACAAAGGCTCAACTGTTGAG GTGGTGAATGGTCGCTATTACTCAGGCAGTCTGCCCCTGGTCAGGCCCAAGTTCTGTCCTGGGGTCGACAGCAAAGCAAGTTATCTGTGTGAGACAGGTCACTGCTGTGGAGAGACGGGCTGCTGTACTTATTATTATGAACTCTGGT GGTTCTGGTTGCTGTGGACGATCCTGATCCTCTTCAGCTGTTTCTGCGCGTACCGCCACTGCCGGGCCAAGCTGAGGATTCAGCAGCAGCAGAGACAGAGAGAAATCAATCTGATCGCCTATAACAGGGCCTGCAACTACCCTTCGTCAATGCCGGACCTCA ATTTTCCGACTTCCTTCAAGTTGCCCTCCTACGATGAGACGGCTGCACAGCCGAGCACCCCTCCTCCCCCCTACAGCTCCATCTTTGCCATCCAGGGAGGTGCTACAGCAGCCACTTCCTCTTACCCCCATCATCAACACCACCGGTACCCCTGTCCTCCATACCCGGGGCCAGGTCCCGGGCGAAGCATTCTGACTTCCTCTCAGGGCTCTGACAACTACACCAGCTGCTCCTGCGAGTCCTGCTCGCTCACCTCCCCTTGCAGCACCTTGTTTTCCATCCGGGTGACAGATGAGACATTCACCAGCAGCCGCATCTCCACACCCAGCGAAGCGGGGGACGACTATGGCATCACGCCAAGAGCCAGGGCGACCTTTTCATCACAGGTTCTACCTGATGTCATACCTGCGGCCGACCACCGCGTCACACATGTGCAGAGCTGTTCCTCCTACAGCAGTGGGGGAGACTTTTGTCCACGCCCATCTCTTTCTCTACCTTTGCACCCCCACTCCTCAAACCCACCTTGCCTTCCACTCTCCTCTCTTGTCGTTTTATCCTCCCGCCCCCCTGGTTGGGTCCGTCCTCTTGCCTCGGACCCACTTCGCGGCGTGTCCACCCTGAACCCACTTCATGACAAAACACCATCTCCCTCCACTCGACCTCAAGAGAAGCTGAAaccggaggaggaagaggaagaggaagatgaGGAGGACCATTTCCGCCATCGTCGACTGACTGGAGACTCCGGCATCGAGGTGTGTCGCTGTCATGTGAGGAGGGAGGAGGAGCTGAAGAAAGGAGAAAAAAATGCCGCAAAGGAAAGAGGAAGGGTATACACAATGCGCCCCGCTGCTGACGATTCTGTCTCGGATGACTGTGAGCAGGTTGCCTCGCCCATCTGCGTCGTCCACAGGACCGGGGATGCCGTCATCACCTTAGAGTCCGTGTAG
- the LOC107375287 gene encoding WW domain binding protein 1-like isoform X1: MDPEKKLTFCHGVKAEESTMSFQEQVVTEAATSTMSFQEQVVTEAATVSLTDKGSTVEVVNGRYYSGSLPLVRPKFCPGVDSKASYLCETGHCCGETGCCTYYYELWWFWLLWTILILFSCFCAYRHCRAKLRIQQQQRQREINLIAYNRACNYPSSMPDLNFPTSFKLPSYDETAAQPSTPPPPYSSIFAIQGGATAATSSYPHHQHHRYPCPPYPGPGPGRSILTSSQGSDNYTSCSCESCSLTSPCSTLFSIRVTDETFTSSRISTPSEAGDDYGITPRARATFSSQVLPDVIPAADHRVTHVQSCSSYSSGGDFCPRPSLSLPLHPHSSNPPCLPLSSLVVLSSRPPGWVRPLASDPLRGVSTLNPLHDKTPSPSTRPQEKLKPEEEEEEEDEEDHFRHRRLTGDSGIEVCRCHVRREEELKKGEKNAAKERGRVYTMRPAADDSVSDDCEQVASPICVVHRTGDAVITLESV, translated from the exons AGTACTATGTCCTTCCAGGAGCAGGTTGTGACTGAGGCGGCCACG AGTACTATGTCCTTCCAGGAGCAGGTTGTGACTGAGGCGGCCACG GTGTCTCTGACGGACAAAGGCTCAACTGTTGAG GTGGTGAATGGTCGCTATTACTCAGGCAGTCTGCCCCTGGTCAGGCCCAAGTTCTGTCCTGGGGTCGACAGCAAAGCAAGTTATCTGTGTGAGACAGGTCACTGCTGTGGAGAGACGGGCTGCTGTACTTATTATTATGAACTCTGGT GGTTCTGGTTGCTGTGGACGATCCTGATCCTCTTCAGCTGTTTCTGCGCGTACCGCCACTGCCGGGCCAAGCTGAGGATTCAGCAGCAGCAGAGACAGAGAGAAATCAATCTGATCGCCTATAACAGGGCCTGCAACTACCCTTCGTCAATGCCGGACCTCA ATTTTCCGACTTCCTTCAAGTTGCCCTCCTACGATGAGACGGCTGCACAGCCGAGCACCCCTCCTCCCCCCTACAGCTCCATCTTTGCCATCCAGGGAGGTGCTACAGCAGCCACTTCCTCTTACCCCCATCATCAACACCACCGGTACCCCTGTCCTCCATACCCGGGGCCAGGTCCCGGGCGAAGCATTCTGACTTCCTCTCAGGGCTCTGACAACTACACCAGCTGCTCCTGCGAGTCCTGCTCGCTCACCTCCCCTTGCAGCACCTTGTTTTCCATCCGGGTGACAGATGAGACATTCACCAGCAGCCGCATCTCCACACCCAGCGAAGCGGGGGACGACTATGGCATCACGCCAAGAGCCAGGGCGACCTTTTCATCACAGGTTCTACCTGATGTCATACCTGCGGCCGACCACCGCGTCACACATGTGCAGAGCTGTTCCTCCTACAGCAGTGGGGGAGACTTTTGTCCACGCCCATCTCTTTCTCTACCTTTGCACCCCCACTCCTCAAACCCACCTTGCCTTCCACTCTCCTCTCTTGTCGTTTTATCCTCCCGCCCCCCTGGTTGGGTCCGTCCTCTTGCCTCGGACCCACTTCGCGGCGTGTCCACCCTGAACCCACTTCATGACAAAACACCATCTCCCTCCACTCGACCTCAAGAGAAGCTGAAaccggaggaggaagaggaagaggaagatgaGGAGGACCATTTCCGCCATCGTCGACTGACTGGAGACTCCGGCATCGAGGTGTGTCGCTGTCATGTGAGGAGGGAGGAGGAGCTGAAGAAAGGAGAAAAAAATGCCGCAAAGGAAAGAGGAAGGGTATACACAATGCGCCCCGCTGCTGACGATTCTGTCTCGGATGACTGTGAGCAGGTTGCCTCGCCCATCTGCGTCGTCCACAGGACCGGGGATGCCGTCATCACCTTAGAGTCCGTGTAG